From Weissella diestrammenae, a single genomic window includes:
- a CDS encoding ribosome maturation factor RimP has protein sequence MTEIVETVRLAIAPSLATQGYQLWDVEYEKLGSDMILRVLVDRQQGQINMDELVDLTEVIGDLIDEITPDPFPAAYMLDVSSPGAERDLKQQSDFEWAQNHQIQVILAATNEQPEMELVGELSSVSENGVTLLIPEKTKRVPHQIDWQQIKHAQMALNQDRLLTTNEDFEWAVNKLVQVTTYQKIDGKKEFIGELVAATPSHLMVDVEGNPFEIPRQSIAKARHTTTY, from the coding sequence GTGACAGAAATCGTTGAAACGGTCCGGTTGGCAATTGCTCCCAGCTTGGCAACACAAGGCTATCAGCTTTGGGATGTTGAGTATGAGAAACTCGGGTCAGACATGATTTTGCGAGTGTTGGTTGATCGTCAACAAGGACAAATCAATATGGATGAGTTAGTGGATTTGACGGAAGTCATTGGTGATTTGATCGATGAGATTACACCTGATCCATTCCCAGCAGCGTATATGCTGGACGTCTCATCACCGGGTGCAGAACGGGATTTGAAGCAACAATCAGATTTTGAATGGGCACAAAATCATCAGATACAAGTTATCTTGGCTGCGACTAATGAACAACCTGAAATGGAATTGGTAGGTGAGCTATCGAGTGTCTCAGAAAATGGCGTGACACTCTTGATACCTGAAAAAACAAAACGTGTCCCTCATCAAATTGATTGGCAACAAATCAAGCATGCACAAATGGCCTTGAATCAAGACCGCCTATTAACAACCAATGAAGATTTTGAGTGGGCAGTCAATAAATTGGTTCAAGTGACGACCTATCAAAAAATTGATGGTAAAAAGGAGTTCATTGGCGAACTTGTAGCAGCGACACCAAGCCATTTGATGGTTGATGTTGAAGGAAATCCGTTTGAGATACCACGACAGAGCATCGCAAAAGCGCGACACACAACTACTTACTAA